One window of Thermocoleostomius sinensis A174 genomic DNA carries:
- the psbX gene encoding photosystem II reaction center X protein, translating into MTPSLANFLYSLLAGVVVVVIPVVVGLVFISQKDKIQRGS; encoded by the coding sequence ATGACACCCTCTCTTGCTAATTTCCTTTACAGCTTGCTGGCTGGTGTTGTTGTTGTGGTCATTCCTGTTGTGGTGGGTCTCGTCTTCATTAGTCAGAAAGATAAGATCCAGCGCGGCTCATAA
- a CDS encoding glycosyltransferase family 10 domain-containing protein, whose product MGRRIVGMITSYQGVNQSDWLWQQTPNPFGVWKTIQILKNAPKPDVLLLYQYDFFRQSTRRKSWLDRLQPPQLETVSLSATELRGVPRERAIYLLREPPLEEILHKNKINYEAAKSYCGYVFGPDDSAPTPDYMPAIWYHANSFRELEQLPVPEKPKRCSWITSGINRTKNHRQRLAFLQQLQQIELDVDLYGRGLPSGARSNGELKNKWYGMAPYYYNLAIENYADNDWYVSEKLWDSLLAWCLPIYYGGSAADRLLPPGSFLRLPSLDEKGVAYIQEVITSPETWYQAKDAIAEARQIILHKLNLLNWLSEFVEKYF is encoded by the coding sequence ATGGGTAGACGGATTGTAGGCATGATCACTTCCTATCAAGGTGTGAATCAAAGTGATTGGTTATGGCAGCAAACTCCCAACCCTTTCGGCGTTTGGAAAACTATTCAAATTTTGAAAAATGCACCCAAACCTGATGTTTTGCTGCTCTACCAGTATGATTTTTTTCGGCAGTCTACTCGGCGGAAAAGTTGGCTCGATCGCTTGCAACCACCCCAGTTGGAAACGGTTTCATTAAGCGCTACCGAATTACGTGGTGTCCCCAGGGAGCGAGCGATCTATTTGTTGCGAGAACCGCCATTAGAAGAAATTTTGCACAAAAACAAAATTAATTATGAGGCTGCTAAATCCTACTGTGGCTATGTTTTCGGCCCCGATGATAGTGCTCCTACGCCCGATTACATGCCTGCGATTTGGTATCACGCCAACTCATTTCGAGAGCTTGAGCAACTACCCGTTCCAGAAAAACCCAAACGCTGTAGTTGGATTACATCGGGCATCAACCGCACCAAAAACCACCGCCAGCGCCTTGCGTTTTTGCAGCAATTGCAGCAAATCGAACTTGATGTGGATCTCTACGGTCGGGGTTTACCCAGTGGGGCAAGAAGCAATGGCGAACTAAAAAATAAATGGTATGGCATGGCTCCGTATTACTACAATCTAGCGATCGAAAACTATGCCGACAACGATTGGTACGTCAGTGAAAAGCTATGGGATTCGTTGCTGGCTTGGTGTTTACCCATTTACTACGGTGGTTCAGCCGCCGATCGACTGTTGCCACCTGGAAGTTTTCTGCGCTTGCCCAGCCTTGACGAGAAAGGAGTTGCCTACATTCAAGAAGTCATTACATCTCCAGAAACCTGGTATCAGGCAAAAGATGCCATCGCCGAAGCACGACAAATTATCCTGCACAAGCTCAATCTCTTGAACTGGCTGTCAGAATTCGTTGAAAAGTACTTTTAG
- a CDS encoding succinate dehydrogenase/fumarate reductase iron-sulfur subunit, which translates to MQVLFKVVRQASNSTSYTQSYQLDVEPGNTILDCLNRIKWEQDGSLAFRKNCRNTICGSCSMRINGRSALACKENVGSEIARLQSIAASVSEKFPTSNTQTAPIPTITIAPMGNMPVIKDLVVDMSSFWDNLQAVDPYVSTSARHVPEREFLQSPEERDRLNQTGNCILCGACYSDCNAREVNPDFVGPHALAKAYRMVADNRDAQTADRLTHYNEGTRGVWGCTRCYFCNAVCPMDVAPMDQIGKIKQEILDRTSSIQSDPQAEPTSRSVRHRKVLVELVKEGGWIDERRFGLKVVGNSFRDLKGVFSLAPLGLRMIVKGKFPLRFEPSEGTDEVRSLIESVEQAESET; encoded by the coding sequence ATGCAAGTTTTGTTTAAAGTCGTTCGGCAAGCCTCCAACTCTACTTCTTACACGCAGTCTTATCAACTGGACGTTGAGCCAGGCAACACTATTTTGGACTGCCTCAATCGAATTAAATGGGAACAAGATGGTAGTTTAGCGTTTCGGAAAAATTGTCGAAATACGATTTGTGGCAGTTGTTCCATGCGGATCAATGGTCGATCGGCGTTAGCCTGCAAAGAAAATGTCGGTAGTGAAATCGCCCGGTTGCAATCTATTGCTGCTTCGGTTAGTGAAAAATTCCCTACTTCAAATACTCAAACTGCTCCTATCCCCACTATTACCATTGCTCCGATGGGAAATATGCCTGTGATCAAAGATCTGGTTGTGGATATGTCAAGCTTTTGGGATAATCTGCAAGCCGTTGATCCCTACGTCAGTACTTCGGCCCGGCACGTGCCCGAACGAGAGTTCTTGCAATCTCCTGAAGAGCGCGATCGCCTGAACCAAACGGGAAACTGTATCTTGTGTGGCGCGTGCTATTCCGACTGTAATGCCCGCGAAGTCAATCCAGACTTTGTAGGGCCACACGCGCTGGCTAAAGCCTATCGTATGGTGGCAGACAACCGAGATGCCCAAACCGCCGATCGCCTGACCCATTATAACGAAGGCACAAGAGGCGTGTGGGGCTGTACCCGTTGCTATTTCTGCAACGCGGTTTGTCCAATGGACGTGGCTCCCATGGATCAAATTGGCAAAATTAAGCAGGAAATTCTCGATCGCACTTCCTCAATTCAGTCCGATCCTCAGGCTGAGCCAACCAGTCGCTCGGTACGGCATCGCAAAGTATTGGTTGAGTTGGTGAAAGAGGGTGGCTGGATCGACGAGCGCCGCTTTGGGTTGAAGGTGGTGGGTAATTCCTTTCGTGATTTGAAGGGTGTGTTTAGTTTAGCGCCGCTGGGTCTGCGCATGATAGTCAAAGGCAAGTTTCCGCTCCGCTTTGAACCCTCAGAAGGCACTGACGAAGTACGATCGCTCATTGAATCTGTGGAACAGGCAGAATCTGAAACCTAA
- a CDS encoding Npun_R2821/Npun_R2822 family protein: MNRGIYITANDRATEQSIALLKSIRVYDAETPVVLIPYDEHYHHVADVLAHQFGVTVYEDLEFIDRLSRQLYDIFGEGFFARPNQFRKQACWFGPFEEFIYIDTDIVVFEKIIDNLNYLTEYDFICADYQHAGGIANVFTPKVLEAGVLTEQECGDIFNGGFWGSKQHRISESDLYSIFQECAAHPDYFDFSQKTSDQPIMNYMVLKQIPKRFNIVRRPGKAPGNWAGSPHFQIQGDRLFDPKVNQPLQYLHWAGMRIQPGCPYWEIWEHYRYLGEEKPPIGAQPTGQTPVWRKTLDQIKLKIKAY; this comes from the coding sequence ATGAATCGCGGTATCTACATCACCGCCAACGATCGCGCCACAGAGCAATCGATCGCCCTACTGAAAAGCATTCGGGTTTATGATGCTGAGACGCCCGTTGTGCTGATTCCCTATGACGAGCACTATCACCATGTCGCCGATGTGTTAGCTCATCAATTTGGGGTAACGGTTTATGAAGATTTGGAGTTCATCGATCGGTTATCGCGTCAGCTATATGACATTTTTGGGGAGGGATTTTTTGCCCGCCCTAATCAATTCCGCAAGCAAGCCTGCTGGTTTGGACCCTTCGAGGAATTCATTTATATCGACACGGATATCGTGGTCTTTGAAAAAATCATTGACAACCTGAATTACCTGACCGAGTACGACTTTATCTGTGCCGACTACCAGCACGCAGGCGGGATCGCCAACGTTTTTACGCCGAAGGTACTAGAGGCAGGGGTTTTGACTGAGCAAGAGTGTGGCGATATTTTCAACGGCGGCTTTTGGGGATCGAAGCAGCATCGCATCTCTGAGTCCGATCTCTACTCTATTTTTCAAGAGTGTGCCGCCCATCCCGACTATTTTGATTTTTCTCAGAAAACCTCCGATCAGCCCATCATGAATTACATGGTGTTGAAACAGATTCCCAAACGCTTCAATATTGTCCGCCGACCCGGCAAAGCGCCCGGAAACTGGGCAGGCAGTCCCCATTTTCAAATACAGGGCGATCGGCTTTTTGATCCTAAAGTGAATCAACCTTTACAATATTTGCACTGGGCTGGAATGCGGATTCAGCCCGGTTGCCCCTATTGGGAAATATGGGAACACTACCGCTACTTAGGTGAAGAGAAACCACCGATTGGTGCTCAACCCACGGGTCAGACCCCCGTCTGGCGGAAAACACTCGACCAAATCAAATTAAAAATCAAAGCATATTAA
- a CDS encoding CPBP family intramembrane glutamic endopeptidase codes for MLSLFPASTQVPALTKLLLFFLVWMVVWLPLAAILAVVLKWNPLQPSATANHKIPLVVSLYAVAPVAIWVVSGFKRAFWTTYGLGQPSTLVSFGVGAVIGTVGLGGLFFLQQQFGWVKLGRSDAMVSTDLPIEPEDLTEIGAVQSESLALVAIVGLGLWVSTIEELVFRGFLWNQLQQDYAPWVAATSVSVLFAMLHWVWDGRKILPQLPGLWLMGMVLSLARWADQGQLGLAIGLHAGWIWTLASCDRWHLVHYSNQTAKWLTGFDNHPLAGVMGLGFLLLTGIGLWTAAYR; via the coding sequence TTGCTATCCTTGTTTCCGGCTTCTACCCAAGTTCCAGCCCTGACCAAGTTACTGCTTTTTTTCTTGGTTTGGATGGTAGTTTGGCTACCGTTGGCAGCAATCCTAGCAGTTGTCTTGAAATGGAATCCCTTGCAGCCTTCAGCAACTGCTAATCACAAGATTCCTTTAGTTGTCTCGCTTTATGCCGTTGCACCCGTCGCCATTTGGGTTGTTTCGGGCTTTAAACGGGCGTTCTGGACAACCTATGGACTTGGGCAACCTTCCACGCTGGTATCCTTTGGTGTTGGGGCAGTTATAGGGACGGTTGGATTAGGGGGGCTATTCTTTCTACAACAACAGTTTGGCTGGGTAAAGCTGGGGCGATCGGACGCTATGGTATCAACAGATTTGCCAATTGAACCAGAAGACTTGACAGAAATTGGAGCAGTCCAGTCTGAGTCTCTTGCCTTGGTGGCGATCGTGGGACTGGGACTGTGGGTCAGCACGATCGAGGAACTCGTGTTTCGAGGATTCTTGTGGAACCAGCTTCAGCAAGATTATGCTCCTTGGGTTGCAGCAACAAGTGTCAGTGTGTTGTTTGCCATGCTGCATTGGGTGTGGGACGGACGTAAAATTCTGCCGCAGTTGCCTGGGCTTTGGCTGATGGGAATGGTGCTTTCGTTGGCTCGTTGGGCAGATCAGGGACAATTAGGACTAGCGATCGGGCTTCATGCCGGATGGATTTGGACTCTAGCCAGTTGCGATCGCTGGCATCTAGTGCATTACTCGAATCAAACCGCAAAGTGGCTCACAGGATTTGATAATCACCCATTAGCAGGGGTGATGGGATTAGGGTTTCTATTGCTGACCGGAATCGGGTTATGGACGGCGGCGTATCGTTAG
- a CDS encoding AbrB family transcriptional regulator: protein MTESTPTPLTGKALLQKVKELSHLPRREKARRCGYYTVGKNNQTRVNLADFFEALLEAKGTTLDAEGAKDGRGREPTYRVSVHKNGQIVIGSTYTEKMGLKPGDEFEIKLGYKHIHLIQIDSDRNGFVDEDEE, encoded by the coding sequence ATGACTGAATCCACGCCGACTCCATTAACTGGGAAAGCACTCCTTCAAAAGGTAAAGGAACTTTCTCATTTACCCCGACGAGAAAAGGCAAGGCGTTGCGGGTACTATACTGTTGGAAAAAATAATCAAACGCGAGTCAATTTAGCGGATTTTTTTGAGGCGTTGTTGGAAGCAAAGGGAACAACGCTAGACGCCGAGGGAGCGAAAGATGGTCGGGGTCGTGAGCCAACTTATCGGGTCAGCGTACACAAAAATGGTCAAATCGTTATCGGTTCTACTTATACCGAGAAAATGGGTTTGAAGCCAGGCGATGAATTTGAAATCAAGTTAGGCTACAAGCATATCCACCTGATTCAGATTGACAGCGATCGTAATGGCTTTGTAGATGAGGACGAGGAATAG
- a CDS encoding Npun_R2821/Npun_R2822 family protein → MNGICTLANDQVYNQLVALLNSIEAVVGATIPVCVYPYDDRTDRIAAEIARRPNVQLYNDRLSIQHWDQFVRDVWDAHPTARQWWGKLDPTVYYRVGTHRRFCAFDGPFERFLYLDADTLLMSSPEFIFQQLDQTDWAVYDFQFKDPSHVYNLSSPRLTQLFSSDRLQTEIFCSGFYATKRHIFTAEQQAWLLSELRAGDAEILYPMAPDQTLLNYMVMKSGIKLCNLALKLPPEQRTGCCITSDKFTEHDRILYDQGNPLTYIHYIGLTSSLVNRVCSGENLDFPYRDLFLHYRYLHEPEQHPVFSQKPRAYNASPSLQKRLFRKLGLARN, encoded by the coding sequence ATGAATGGAATCTGCACCCTTGCCAACGATCAGGTTTATAACCAACTCGTAGCCCTGCTCAATAGCATTGAAGCCGTTGTAGGAGCAACCATCCCTGTTTGCGTTTATCCTTATGACGATCGCACCGATCGCATTGCAGCCGAAATTGCTCGGCGTCCCAATGTGCAGCTTTACAATGATCGCCTCTCGATTCAGCACTGGGATCAGTTTGTGCGGGATGTTTGGGACGCGCATCCCACCGCTAGACAATGGTGGGGCAAGCTTGACCCAACTGTATATTACCGAGTTGGAACCCATCGTCGCTTTTGTGCGTTTGATGGCCCGTTCGAGCGCTTCCTTTATCTGGATGCCGACACGCTGTTGATGAGTTCACCAGAGTTCATCTTTCAGCAGCTAGACCAGACCGATTGGGCAGTTTACGACTTTCAATTTAAAGATCCTAGCCACGTTTACAATCTCTCTTCACCCCGACTCACTCAGTTATTTTCGAGCGATCGGCTGCAAACGGAGATTTTTTGTTCTGGTTTCTACGCTACCAAGCGCCACATATTTACGGCAGAGCAACAAGCATGGCTGCTGTCAGAGTTACGAGCGGGCGATGCGGAAATCCTGTATCCGATGGCTCCTGATCAAACGTTGCTAAATTATATGGTAATGAAATCAGGCATTAAACTCTGCAACTTGGCGCTGAAGCTACCACCCGAGCAGCGAACGGGCTGTTGCATTACCTCGGATAAGTTCACCGAGCATGATCGAATTCTGTACGACCAAGGCAATCCGTTGACCTACATTCACTACATCGGGTTAACGTCTAGCCTCGTGAACCGGGTCTGTAGCGGCGAAAATCTTGACTTTCCCTACCGTGATCTGTTCTTGCACTATCGCTATTTGCACGAACCAGAGCAACACCCTGTTTTTTCTCAAAAACCCAGGGCCTACAATGCATCGCCGAGCCTACAGAAGCGCTTGTTTCGGAAGTTGGGTTTGGCTCGAAATTAG
- the cbiE gene encoding precorrin-6y C5,15-methyltransferase (decarboxylating) subunit CbiE, giving the protein MTPIHVVGIGLDGVDGLSAPVKHLLQQATFLIGSDRHLSYLSDYAGERWVLGDFRQAIQHIKEQLQISNDCPEQPPLMVILTSGDPLFFGLGRLLLAELPAEQLTFHPHLSSVQLAFSRVKVAWQDAQIISAHGRSLDELSRVLQQGAEKIAILTDKTNTPQAIARLLFALNLPWAYQLWVCENLGGNDEQVRCFRPEAVVDESFAPLNVVILLRDASALAATLDSLPALGIADHQFLSFPDRPGLMTKREVRLLVLGELKLQPHQTIWDIGAGTGSVSIEMARLFPSSQIYAVEQTAIGISLIQQNSQRFNVQNITSVHGSAPTVLEDLPQPDRIFIGGSSGKLHEILHQCSQRLHISGTIVVALATLEHLTVALNWLQTAPAWEAQWLQVQLSRSIPIATLTRFQPLNPVTLLTIRRRP; this is encoded by the coding sequence ATGACCCCAATCCATGTGGTTGGCATTGGTCTAGACGGTGTAGATGGGTTGTCTGCACCAGTTAAGCACCTGCTGCAACAAGCTACATTCCTAATCGGAAGCGATCGCCATCTCAGTTATCTTTCCGATTATGCAGGTGAGCGGTGGGTGTTGGGCGACTTCCGTCAAGCGATTCAACACATCAAGGAACAATTACAAATCTCTAACGATTGTCCTGAACAACCGCCTCTGATGGTGATTTTGACCTCTGGTGATCCGCTATTTTTTGGGCTGGGGCGGTTGCTGCTCGCAGAATTGCCGGCAGAACAACTAACGTTTCATCCTCACCTTAGTTCAGTCCAGCTAGCCTTTAGTCGGGTAAAAGTAGCGTGGCAAGATGCGCAGATTATCAGTGCACACGGACGATCGTTGGATGAACTGTCCCGGGTGCTCCAACAAGGTGCGGAAAAAATTGCCATTTTGACCGATAAAACCAATACCCCCCAAGCGATCGCCCGTCTCTTGTTCGCGTTGAATTTACCCTGGGCTTACCAGCTTTGGGTCTGTGAAAATTTGGGTGGCAATGATGAGCAGGTTCGTTGCTTCCGTCCAGAAGCTGTGGTAGATGAGAGCTTTGCGCCCTTGAACGTAGTAATTCTGCTACGCGATGCCAGTGCACTGGCTGCAACGTTAGACTCACTTCCTGCCCTGGGCATTGCCGACCATCAGTTTCTTAGTTTTCCCGATCGCCCAGGGTTAATGACGAAACGAGAGGTGCGGCTGCTGGTGTTGGGCGAGTTGAAATTGCAGCCTCATCAAACCATTTGGGATATTGGGGCAGGAACCGGATCGGTGTCGATCGAAATGGCTCGATTATTTCCTAGCTCGCAAATTTATGCCGTTGAACAAACGGCGATCGGGATTTCGTTGATTCAGCAAAATAGCCAGCGGTTTAACGTTCAAAACATTACCAGTGTGCACGGCTCTGCGCCAACTGTCCTAGAAGATCTTCCGCAACCCGATCGAATTTTTATTGGCGGCAGCAGCGGCAAACTTCATGAAATTTTGCATCAATGTAGCCAGCGACTACATATCTCTGGCACGATTGTTGTTGCCCTGGCAACGTTGGAGCATTTGACGGTGGCCCTCAATTGGTTACAGACGGCTCCTGCCTGGGAGGCTCAATGGTTACAAGTGCAACTGTCTCGATCGATTCCGATTGCTACCTTGACGCGCTTTCAACCTCTCAACCCCGTGACACTGCTAACGATACGCCGCCGTCCATAA
- a CDS encoding YggT family protein translates to MPAISIATWILALVLGIMIFLFIFRIVLTWYPQADLQRFPFNVVAVPTEPFLSPTRKLVPPIGGVDISPIIWVGILSLARELLLGQQGLLTMMNRVP, encoded by the coding sequence ATGCCTGCCATATCGATCGCAACCTGGATTCTGGCTCTCGTGCTAGGGATCATGATTTTTCTGTTCATCTTTCGGATTGTCTTGACTTGGTATCCTCAAGCAGATCTTCAGCGCTTTCCCTTCAACGTTGTCGCAGTTCCGACTGAACCCTTCTTGAGTCCTACCCGCAAGTTGGTTCCTCCGATCGGAGGAGTCGATATCTCGCCCATTATTTGGGTAGGAATTTTAAGTTTGGCAAGGGAACTGTTGTTAGGACAGCAAGGGTTGTTGACCATGATGAATCGAGTGCCCTGA
- a CDS encoding IS5 family transposase, producing MSKAYPSNLTRAQYEVLSELIPAAKPGGRPRSVDLWEVLNAMLYVLVEGCRWRSLPGDFPAWQTVYTYFRNWRLDGTWISIHDQLHQWVRIDAQRYPSPSEAIIDSQSIKSAAGVHQQVGFDGGKLITGRKRFLTVDTLGLVLRVFVSAANLGEREGGKRVLKRVKRMKKKVSRLITIWVDGGFDGAPFLMWVMDVCRWIVQVVLRPEQTKGFSLLKKRWVVERTFGWLMGCRRLVRDYELLPETSETLIYLAMIRIMVRRLA from the coding sequence ATGAGTAAAGCATATCCCAGTAACCTAACCCGCGCCCAATATGAGGTTTTGAGTGAATTAATTCCAGCAGCAAAGCCAGGTGGTCGTCCTCGCAGCGTTGACCTGTGGGAGGTGCTCAATGCCATGCTCTATGTTCTGGTTGAAGGCTGTCGTTGGCGTTCTTTACCTGGTGATTTCCCAGCCTGGCAGACGGTGTACACGTACTTCCGCAACTGGCGATTGGACGGCACCTGGATTTCCATTCATGACCAGTTGCACCAGTGGGTTCGCATCGATGCGCAACGCTATCCTAGTCCATCAGAAGCGATCATCGATAGCCAAAGCATCAAGAGTGCAGCAGGAGTTCATCAACAAGTTGGCTTTGATGGAGGCAAGCTGATTACAGGACGCAAACGATTTTTAACGGTGGATACGTTAGGACTGGTTTTGCGGGTGTTTGTGAGTGCGGCAAACCTGGGGGAACGCGAAGGGGGCAAACGTGTCCTCAAACGAGTCAAACGGATGAAGAAAAAGGTTTCACGCTTAATCACCATTTGGGTAGACGGCGGGTTCGATGGCGCCCCTTTTCTGATGTGGGTGATGGATGTTTGTCGTTGGATTGTGCAAGTTGTACTGCGACCTGAGCAAACCAAAGGCTTTAGCTTGCTCAAAAAGAGGTGGGTGGTAGAACGAACTTTTGGTTGGCTAATGGGATGCAGACGGTTGGTCAGAGACTATGAATTATTACCAGAGACATCAGAAACCTTGATCTACCTTGCCATGATTCGGATTATGGTGAGGCGGTTGGCATAA